In Bdellovibrio sp. GT3, one genomic interval encodes:
- the xseA gene encoding exodeoxyribonuclease VII large subunit has product MSDPKNQPLRKTENYAQLTLDAAAEQPVKSNEPTVLSVEQLNIQIKQLIEGQMGMVWVRGELSNFKAHTSGHFYFSVKDSKSQITAVMFRGNNSRLKFKPTDGMEVMVRGRVTVYEPRGNYQLMVDMMEPVGAGALQKAFEQLKMKLRAEGLFDSAKKRPIPTFPRHIAIVTSPTGAAIRDILNVLSRRAKSIQVTIVPTIVQGEAAAPQLREAFKKAVALPDVDAVIVGRGGGSIEDMWCFNDEGLARLIAASPVPVISAVGHEIDFTIADFVADLRAPTPSAAAELVAKSSSELVNKVTSLERMLKLSFDRKMKFLREKSLGLSKRLVDPKRRLEDLALRNDDLLTRLELAVSTLINKKDHRVELMTQKLGTPQNLIDRRKKELGFLQARTEKALMFSLERKKSRMDRMMAMLDSMSPLRVVDRGYSIVTKDSKVIKSASQVKAGDSIDIRLAQGSLTATVSGVKEE; this is encoded by the coding sequence ATGTCTGACCCTAAAAATCAACCCCTTCGCAAGACTGAAAATTACGCGCAACTCACGTTGGATGCCGCTGCCGAGCAGCCGGTAAAATCCAATGAGCCGACAGTACTTTCTGTCGAGCAACTCAATATCCAAATCAAGCAATTGATTGAAGGCCAGATGGGTATGGTTTGGGTGCGTGGTGAGCTTTCCAATTTCAAAGCTCACACCTCCGGGCACTTCTATTTCAGCGTTAAAGATTCCAAATCTCAAATTACGGCGGTCATGTTCCGCGGTAATAACTCGCGCCTGAAATTCAAGCCAACTGATGGCATGGAAGTCATGGTTCGCGGTCGTGTGACTGTGTACGAGCCGCGCGGCAACTATCAGCTGATGGTTGATATGATGGAGCCGGTGGGTGCCGGGGCTTTGCAAAAAGCTTTTGAACAGTTGAAAATGAAGCTTCGTGCAGAGGGCTTGTTTGACTCTGCCAAGAAAAGACCTATCCCGACATTTCCAAGACATATTGCCATTGTGACGTCTCCAACCGGTGCGGCAATTCGCGATATTTTAAATGTTCTGTCCCGACGTGCAAAATCCATCCAGGTCACAATCGTTCCAACGATCGTGCAGGGGGAGGCCGCGGCTCCGCAACTTCGCGAGGCTTTCAAAAAAGCTGTCGCATTGCCGGATGTGGATGCAGTGATCGTGGGTCGCGGTGGCGGTTCGATTGAAGACATGTGGTGCTTTAATGATGAGGGACTGGCGCGTTTGATAGCGGCAAGTCCTGTTCCGGTGATCTCCGCTGTCGGGCATGAAATCGACTTTACCATCGCTGACTTTGTCGCGGACTTGCGTGCGCCAACACCTTCGGCTGCCGCAGAGCTGGTTGCCAAGAGTTCTTCAGAACTTGTGAACAAGGTGACGTCGTTGGAGCGTATGTTGAAATTGTCTTTCGATAGAAAGATGAAGTTCCTGCGTGAGAAATCGCTGGGTTTGTCTAAGCGCTTGGTGGATCCGAAACGTCGCTTGGAGGATTTAGCACTTCGTAATGACGATTTGCTGACTCGTTTGGAGTTGGCAGTATCAACGTTGATCAATAAGAAAGATCACCGCGTGGAGCTGATGACCCAGAAATTGGGAACTCCGCAAAACTTGATTGATCGTCGTAAAAAGGAATTGGGCTTCTTGCAGGCTCGTACCGAGAAAGCTTTGATGTTTTCTTTGGAGCGCAAAAAATCTCGCATGGATCGCATGATGGCGATGCTGGATAGCATGAGTCCACTGCGTGTCGTGGATCGCGGGTATTCAATTGTAACAAAAGATTCAAAAGTTATTAAATCAGCAAGCCAGGTGAAAGCGGGCGATAGCATCGACATTCGCTTGGCTCAGGGTTCACTCACAGCCACGGTCAGTGGCGTGAAGGAGGAATAA
- a CDS encoding exodeoxyribonuclease VII small subunit: protein MDFEKKLGRLEEIVQKMEKGDLALEDSLKLFEEGVKLSRECHQRLSEAESKVKLLMSVGADGKPVTTDFTPEE, encoded by the coding sequence ATGGATTTCGAAAAGAAATTGGGACGTTTGGAAGAGATCGTTCAAAAAATGGAGAAAGGTGACTTGGCTTTGGAGGATTCCCTGAAGCTGTTCGAAGAAGGCGTAAAGCTTTCTCGTGAATGTCATCAACGTCTGTCTGAAGCAGAATCAAAAGTAAAACTTTTGATGTCTGTGGGTGCTGACGGCAAACCAGTAACTACTGATTTCACTCCAGAGGAGTAG
- a CDS encoding polyprenyl synthetase family protein: MDLAIQLEQEMSLKVQTVNQFVEKYLSDMELPQGAAIAELRKSMLYSATNGGKRFRPVLSVLVAEMLGSSAEKVLPFAAAVEMIHTYSLIHDDLPCMDNDDMRRGKPTNHKVYGEDFALLAGDALLTEAFLTIAKNYSESGFLVGRLVQLLSEAAGIRGMVGGQAIDLRAGEKQLSQAELTHLHLLKTGALIRVAVEGAATIAGAKVHEIESLKKFGEGLGIAFQVADDVLDHGEKDQDVRSFTGIIGLEATKELLNQISESTMGELRKVSPDAAMLEYLVNFNIARKH; encoded by the coding sequence TTGGATTTGGCAATTCAACTAGAGCAGGAAATGTCTTTGAAGGTGCAAACTGTGAATCAGTTTGTGGAAAAGTATCTATCTGACATGGAGTTGCCTCAAGGGGCGGCCATCGCAGAGCTTCGTAAGTCCATGCTCTATTCAGCAACCAACGGCGGAAAGCGTTTCCGTCCGGTGTTGTCTGTGCTGGTTGCCGAGATGCTGGGTTCATCTGCAGAGAAAGTCCTGCCGTTTGCGGCCGCTGTCGAAATGATTCATACCTACTCTTTGATTCATGACGATTTGCCCTGCATGGATAACGATGACATGCGCCGGGGCAAACCCACAAATCACAAGGTATACGGTGAAGACTTTGCGTTGCTTGCGGGTGATGCTTTGTTGACAGAAGCCTTTTTGACTATTGCTAAAAATTATTCTGAAAGTGGCTTCCTGGTTGGTCGCTTGGTGCAGTTGTTGTCAGAAGCAGCCGGCATTCGCGGCATGGTCGGTGGCCAAGCCATCGATTTGCGTGCTGGTGAAAAGCAACTATCACAAGCTGAGCTGACCCATTTGCATCTTCTTAAAACGGGCGCTTTGATTCGTGTCGCTGTTGAGGGTGCCGCGACTATCGCTGGGGCGAAGGTTCATGAAATTGAATCATTGAAAAAATTCGGTGAAGGTTTGGGGATTGCCTTCCAAGTGGCAGACGATGTTCTGGATCACGGCGAAAAAGATCAGGATGTTCGCAGTTTCACGGGCATCATTGGGCTTGAAGCAACCAAAGAGCTTCTAAATCAAATCAGCGAAAGCACCATGGGCGAGCTTCGCAAGGTTTCCCCGGATGCAGCAATGCTTGAATACCTGGTGAACTTTAATATCGCACGAAAACATTAG
- a CDS encoding TlyA family RNA methyltransferase has protein sequence MADKKRLDIYVFEKGLAQSRTHAQELIEAGQVYLDQNGKKKVLKKSNLPVTPEMENHISVDQGPANRFVSRGGLKLEGALQHVNLNIQNFDVLDVGISTGGFTDCALQSGAHFVLGVDVGHGQVSASLLKNPKLKVIEGINARALSSEAEVLAATPSAGFDLIVMDVSFISIEMILPELGRFLKPSGQILSLVKPQFEVGVDGLSKGGIVKDTSLYLKVEEKIKACCEQCGFEVKDYFASSIEGKDGNHEFFVFAKKR, from the coding sequence ATGGCTGATAAAAAACGCTTGGACATTTATGTGTTTGAAAAAGGCTTGGCCCAATCGCGCACTCATGCTCAGGAGTTGATTGAAGCTGGTCAGGTATATCTTGATCAAAACGGTAAGAAAAAAGTTCTAAAAAAATCAAATCTTCCTGTAACTCCTGAAATGGAAAATCACATTTCTGTGGATCAGGGGCCGGCCAATCGTTTCGTATCCCGCGGCGGCCTGAAGCTTGAGGGCGCTCTTCAGCACGTAAATCTGAATATTCAAAATTTCGATGTTTTAGATGTCGGAATCTCCACCGGGGGATTCACAGATTGTGCTTTGCAGTCCGGTGCCCATTTTGTTTTGGGTGTGGATGTGGGCCATGGGCAGGTCAGCGCTTCGTTGTTAAAGAACCCAAAGTTGAAAGTCATCGAGGGAATTAACGCCCGGGCTCTATCCTCTGAGGCCGAAGTGCTGGCAGCGACTCCAAGCGCGGGGTTTGACCTGATCGTTATGGATGTTTCCTTTATTTCGATTGAAATGATTCTGCCAGAATTGGGTCGCTTCTTAAAACCGTCGGGTCAGATTCTAAGTCTTGTAAAGCCACAGTTCGAGGTCGGCGTTGACGGGCTGTCAAAGGGTGGTATTGTCAAAGACACGTCACTGTATTTGAAAGTCGAAGAAAAGATCAAAGCGTGCTGTGAACAGTGCGGTTTTGAAGTGAAGGATTATTTTGCTTCTTCCATTGAGGGAAAGGACGGCAATCATGAGTTTTTTGTTTTCGCGAAAAAGCGCTAG
- a CDS encoding patatin-like phospholipase family protein codes for MSFLFSRKSASFLLTLVFLAGCQSIKTREDIKGPKPTAPTNGKTQKPTTSQPIDDSVPYQPDVQVEEPVAPPPPPAPVIPAMPKIAFILGGGGAKAYAHIGFLHELSRAKVPVYAIGGVEFASPMAALFANREQANDVEWQMFKLKDDEIIKKSLLGNVNKNGDISVMREFYNTAFKNQKAEDFRIPFACPSYNLKKNQALMMNRGGMEQLLSMCMAYPPFFKPFQGNVAAVREVSGLARYLRQKGANFVVFVNVLQGPGGNKPFTLDAAATDNVLWSEIAGLYNKPFAGVDTVITLDTGDYGIMDFDKRREIMNKGADSAKSQLKTLTRKWGL; via the coding sequence ATGAGTTTTTTGTTTTCGCGAAAAAGCGCTAGCTTCCTACTGACATTGGTTTTTCTGGCAGGTTGTCAGTCCATTAAGACTCGTGAGGATATCAAAGGTCCAAAACCAACTGCGCCGACAAATGGCAAAACTCAAAAGCCGACAACGTCCCAGCCCATTGACGACTCTGTTCCCTACCAACCAGATGTTCAGGTTGAAGAACCCGTAGCGCCACCACCACCTCCTGCGCCGGTGATCCCGGCTATGCCAAAGATTGCTTTCATTTTGGGGGGCGGGGGAGCCAAGGCCTATGCCCACATCGGATTCTTGCACGAGCTTTCTCGCGCGAAGGTTCCGGTTTACGCAATCGGGGGAGTTGAGTTCGCATCACCAATGGCAGCATTGTTCGCAAACCGTGAACAAGCCAACGACGTTGAATGGCAGATGTTCAAACTGAAAGATGACGAGATCATCAAAAAGTCATTGCTTGGAAACGTGAACAAGAATGGCGACATCTCGGTGATGCGCGAATTTTATAATACGGCATTCAAAAACCAAAAAGCCGAGGACTTCCGTATTCCTTTCGCGTGCCCTTCTTATAACTTGAAAAAGAATCAGGCCTTGATGATGAATCGGGGTGGTATGGAGCAGTTGTTAAGCATGTGTATGGCTTACCCTCCGTTCTTTAAGCCCTTCCAGGGCAATGTCGCAGCCGTGCGTGAAGTCTCTGGTTTGGCCCGCTATCTGCGCCAAAAGGGTGCGAACTTTGTGGTTTTCGTGAATGTCCTGCAAGGTCCGGGTGGCAACAAACCGTTCACTTTGGATGCAGCGGCAACGGACAACGTATTATGGAGCGAGATCGCGGGACTGTATAATAAGCCTTTTGCAGGAGTTGATACTGTCATTACCCTTGATACAGGGGACTATGGTATCATGGACTTCGACAAGCGCCGTGAGATTATGAACAAGGGCGCTGACTCAGCGAAATCTCAATTGAAAACTTTGACACGTAAATGGGGACTTTAG
- a CDS encoding aminopeptidase P family protein: protein MRKPTFDMNIFAARRKSLAQQIPGSALVVASHPETIRNHDVHFPYRQDSNMFYLTGWEEPESILIVRPGQTPETVMFVRRRDRERETWDGFRYGPEGCEQEFKIDKCYPIDEFEKMAPQLLSNVDSIYYRQFKNKEVDEKMEHVLNTVKQMRGRTGYGLLSVHDADTLIGEMRLVKSEYELTQLREACEISAQAHLAAMRFTRPGVTERQVQGVLAHNFYMRDSAREGYGFIVASGNAATTLHYNFNDQVCKDGDLLLIDAGAEYNYYTGDITRTYPVNGKFTDEQGRVYEAVLKVQKAIVDFVKPGIVFKDLHDMGTSMLTDAMLELGLLSGRKDDLIQSLAQKKYYPHGIGHWLGLDVHDAGLYFKKGEPRPIEANMCFTIEPGLYIPADDTSAPQKYRGIGIRIEDNVRVTSNGVENMTTSVPKEISDIEKVVGKN from the coding sequence ATGAGAAAACCAACTTTTGATATGAACATTTTTGCGGCAAGAAGAAAAAGCCTGGCACAACAAATTCCAGGCTCTGCGTTGGTGGTGGCTTCTCACCCGGAAACAATCCGTAATCACGACGTACACTTCCCGTATCGTCAGGATTCCAACATGTTCTACCTGACTGGCTGGGAAGAGCCAGAATCCATTTTGATCGTTCGCCCTGGTCAAACACCAGAGACGGTGATGTTCGTGCGTCGTCGTGACCGCGAAAGAGAAACTTGGGATGGATTCCGTTACGGTCCAGAGGGCTGTGAGCAGGAATTTAAAATCGACAAATGCTATCCAATTGATGAGTTTGAAAAAATGGCTCCGCAATTGTTGTCCAATGTTGATTCCATCTATTATCGCCAGTTCAAAAATAAAGAAGTCGATGAAAAGATGGAACACGTGCTGAACACAGTAAAACAAATGCGTGGTCGTACTGGCTACGGTTTGCTTTCCGTGCACGATGCTGACACTTTGATCGGCGAAATGCGTTTGGTGAAGTCAGAGTACGAACTGACTCAGCTTCGCGAAGCTTGCGAAATCTCTGCTCAAGCTCATTTGGCAGCGATGCGCTTTACTCGTCCGGGTGTTACTGAACGTCAGGTTCAAGGTGTGTTGGCTCATAACTTCTACATGCGCGATTCCGCTCGTGAAGGTTACGGTTTCATCGTGGCTTCTGGTAATGCAGCAACGACTCTTCACTACAACTTCAACGACCAAGTCTGCAAAGACGGCGATCTTTTGTTGATCGATGCTGGTGCCGAGTACAACTACTACACAGGCGACATCACTAGAACTTATCCAGTAAATGGCAAGTTCACAGACGAACAGGGCCGTGTATACGAAGCTGTTTTGAAAGTTCAAAAAGCGATCGTGGATTTCGTAAAACCAGGAATCGTATTCAAGGACCTTCACGACATGGGTACATCCATGCTGACAGATGCAATGCTTGAGCTTGGGCTGCTATCAGGTCGCAAAGACGATTTGATCCAATCCCTGGCGCAAAAGAAATACTATCCGCATGGTATCGGTCACTGGTTGGGTCTTGATGTGCATGATGCTGGTTTGTACTTCAAAAAAGGTGAACCACGTCCGATCGAAGCTAATATGTGCTTTACGATCGAGCCAGGTCTTTACATCCCAGCTGATGATACGTCTGCTCCGCAAAAATACCGCGGTATCGGTATCCGTATCGAGGATAACGTTCGCGTGACTTCAAACGGTGTTGAGAACATGACGACATCAGTTCCGAAAGAAATTTCTGACATCGAAAAAGTAGTTGGTAAGAACTAA
- a CDS encoding TIGR02147 family protein, which translates to MVYDYLDITFYLQDYYKFRKGKEKSFSYESWSQELGINSRSFLRLIVIGKKRVSDLFVEEFSRLNFSSINEEEYFAYLAKYSRATTQKDKQAFGAELLRILKKNTQQNSIPDFTDFVSSPILPRLLTLLSFKDLQLTVPTFTRLLNMPEDEVVVALNKLEEMDLISKEENGGVVHWQTRNSKFKVQDKKGSSDLMKFHRQSLMEAIQAFHLPHELRRYKSLLLPFSKEELILLYEAMDNFASEQFARFSGDHYEGRRLFQINLNVHPVAESLEQRG; encoded by the coding sequence GTGGTTTATGATTATCTGGATATAACGTTTTATCTCCAAGACTATTACAAATTCAGAAAGGGCAAAGAGAAATCCTTTTCGTATGAGTCTTGGAGCCAAGAACTTGGAATCAATAGCAGATCTTTTCTAAGACTCATTGTGATCGGGAAAAAAAGAGTGTCGGATCTTTTTGTGGAAGAATTCAGTCGTCTGAACTTCTCTAGCATAAATGAAGAAGAGTATTTTGCCTACTTGGCCAAGTACTCACGGGCTACCACACAAAAAGATAAGCAAGCATTCGGAGCAGAGCTGTTGCGCATCCTTAAGAAAAATACCCAACAAAATAGTATCCCAGACTTCACTGATTTTGTTTCAAGTCCGATCTTGCCGCGTCTTCTGACGCTTTTAAGTTTCAAAGATCTGCAGCTGACTGTGCCTACTTTTACAAGATTGCTTAACATGCCAGAAGACGAAGTGGTTGTGGCTCTTAATAAACTTGAAGAAATGGATCTGATTTCAAAAGAAGAAAATGGTGGAGTAGTTCACTGGCAGACTCGCAACAGTAAATTCAAAGTTCAGGACAAAAAGGGCAGCTCGGATCTTATGAAATTTCATCGTCAAAGTCTTATGGAAGCCATTCAGGCCTTTCATCTGCCGCATGAGTTACGCCGCTATAAAAGTCTTTTGTTGCCCTTCTCTAAGGAGGAATTGATTCTTCTTTATGAAGCCATGGATAACTTCGCAAGCGAACAATTCGCGCGGTTTAGTGGTGACCACTACGAGGGGCGTCGATTGTTTCAGATCAATTTAAATGTGCATCCAGTGGCCGAATCGTTGGAGCAAAGGGGCTAA
- a CDS encoding HAD family hydrolase, with the protein MKYKDYSADIWSSINNTLDQVLKEQKNPIAAFDADGTLWDIDLGEKFFHHQIDNKLVELPADPWNHYESMKAEDPRKAYLWLAQICKGKSLTEVQQWAKDAVKAAAPVPVFSEQRKLIQLLQSKGVKIYVITASVKWAVEGGASLVGLEYDNIIGVETETQDGMITDKQKGVITYRQGKVDALLAKTGGQLPFLASGNTMGDFNLLESATHLSLAVSAASRDDKIFKTERELAENAQTKGWLSHRFI; encoded by the coding sequence ATGAAATACAAAGACTATTCCGCTGACATTTGGAGCTCCATTAACAACACCCTTGATCAAGTTCTGAAAGAGCAAAAGAACCCGATTGCGGCTTTTGATGCCGACGGAACCTTGTGGGATATCGATTTGGGGGAGAAATTCTTCCATCACCAAATCGACAACAAGCTGGTCGAGCTTCCTGCCGACCCCTGGAATCACTACGAAAGCATGAAAGCTGAAGACCCGCGCAAGGCCTACTTGTGGCTGGCACAGATCTGCAAAGGCAAATCCTTAACTGAGGTTCAACAGTGGGCCAAGGACGCCGTTAAAGCGGCAGCACCTGTTCCGGTTTTCTCTGAGCAGCGCAAACTGATCCAGCTACTGCAGTCCAAAGGTGTGAAAATTTATGTGATCACCGCTTCTGTAAAATGGGCCGTCGAAGGCGGAGCTTCATTGGTTGGACTTGAGTACGACAACATCATCGGTGTTGAAACCGAAACTCAAGACGGCATGATCACTGACAAACAAAAAGGCGTCATCACCTACCGCCAAGGCAAGGTCGATGCATTGCTAGCTAAGACCGGTGGACAACTGCCGTTCCTTGCCAGCGGCAACACCATGGGTGATTTCAATTTACTAGAAAGCGCCACGCACCTAAGCTTGGCTGTAAGTGCAGCTTCCCGCGACGATAAGATCTTCAAAACCGAGCGCGAGCTAGCAGAAAATGCTCAAACAAAAGGCTGGCTAAGCCACCGCTTCATCTAA
- a CDS encoding glycerol-3-phosphate dehydrogenase/oxidase, producing MKNFSFVNRIQNLSKMKTQEFDLVIIGGGINGAGVARDACARGMSVALVETRDFASGTSSRSSKMVHGGIRYLENMDFKLVFEALNERNKLFEMAPHLVHPLRFMLPLYKESRVGMFKMGLGMWLYDILALFQSPEMHERLDSKESMERMSALREKDLLGSYIYSDGYMDDDRLVHETLRSANEMGMVAANYVAATGAEFGADGKITAVHCEDQLNKEKFKIRGRHVISSVGPWTDQLGESLFKDWKKILRPTKGIHLTLPKHRLPLESAVVMGAEKGDRIVFGIPRHEMIIIGTTDTDFKESPENVSVTPEDVKYLLEITSHYFPGANLTAHDVVASYAGVRPLVNDGSSSEGKTSREHTIIDDPRGVTFVAGGKYTTYRLMCQQTVSHALKSFTVEDRAKFAKKDTAVALNEYTSESAYHEARVLASAWAQEYGRPAEDVEALALRYGREAEVILGKYDYKYSYWQLEAAQAIDNTMCLNLKDFFSRRVPLFLADRNHGLKHLDEIAQVFQEKLSWSDKRLHDEKHALSEYMGHELEWKKHF from the coding sequence ATGAAGAATTTTTCCTTCGTGAATCGCATCCAGAATTTGTCCAAAATGAAAACTCAGGAGTTCGATCTTGTCATCATTGGTGGTGGCATTAACGGAGCCGGAGTTGCCCGTGACGCCTGTGCGCGGGGCATGTCAGTGGCCTTGGTTGAAACGCGGGACTTTGCTTCAGGGACATCCTCTCGTTCCAGCAAAATGGTTCACGGCGGGATTCGCTACCTTGAAAATATGGATTTCAAACTGGTGTTTGAAGCCCTGAACGAAAGAAATAAATTATTCGAAATGGCGCCGCACTTGGTGCATCCACTGCGCTTCATGTTGCCGCTGTATAAAGAAAGCCGCGTCGGCATGTTCAAGATGGGTCTTGGAATGTGGTTGTACGACATCCTGGCTTTGTTTCAATCGCCCGAAATGCATGAACGCCTTGATTCCAAAGAATCGATGGAGCGCATGTCGGCCCTTCGTGAAAAAGATCTGTTGGGTTCGTACATTTATTCTGATGGATACATGGATGATGACCGTCTGGTTCATGAAACTTTAAGATCCGCGAATGAAATGGGTATGGTCGCTGCGAATTATGTGGCAGCGACGGGAGCGGAGTTTGGAGCTGACGGGAAAATCACAGCGGTTCATTGCGAAGACCAGCTTAATAAAGAGAAATTTAAAATCCGCGGCCGCCATGTGATTAGTTCTGTGGGACCATGGACAGATCAATTGGGTGAGAGTCTGTTTAAGGACTGGAAGAAAATTCTTCGCCCAACCAAAGGCATTCATCTGACATTGCCGAAGCATCGTCTGCCGCTGGAATCAGCTGTCGTCATGGGTGCGGAAAAAGGCGATCGCATTGTTTTTGGTATTCCTCGCCATGAGATGATTATTATTGGAACAACAGATACGGACTTCAAAGAATCACCGGAAAATGTTTCGGTCACTCCTGAAGACGTGAAGTATCTTTTGGAGATCACCTCTCACTATTTCCCGGGTGCCAATTTGACAGCTCACGACGTGGTTGCGAGCTATGCAGGGGTGCGCCCGTTGGTGAATGACGGCTCTTCTTCAGAAGGTAAAACAAGTCGTGAGCATACGATCATCGATGATCCACGGGGCGTGACCTTTGTCGCTGGCGGTAAATACACGACTTATCGCCTGATGTGCCAACAAACGGTTTCCCACGCTCTGAAAAGTTTCACTGTGGAAGATCGTGCCAAGTTTGCCAAGAAAGACACAGCCGTTGCTTTGAATGAATACACCTCTGAAAGTGCCTACCATGAGGCACGCGTGCTTGCGAGTGCATGGGCGCAAGAGTACGGTCGTCCAGCTGAAGACGTTGAAGCTTTGGCGCTGCGGTATGGGCGTGAAGCCGAAGTGATCCTGGGAAAATACGACTATAAGTACAGTTACTGGCAGCTTGAAGCGGCGCAGGCTATCGACAATACGATGTGCCTGAATTTGAAGGATTTCTTCTCTCGACGAGTGCCGTTATTTCTAGCGGATCGCAATCATGGATTGAAACATCTCGATGAAATTGCGCAGGTTTTCCAAGAGAAATTGAGCTGGTCAGATAAACGTCTTCACGACGAGAAGCACGCGCTTTCCGAGTACATGGGGCATGAACTCGAATGGAAAAAACATTTCTAA
- a CDS encoding rod shape-determining protein, whose amino-acid sequence MSFFDKVQDYFSNDIAIDLGTANTLVYVKGRGIILDEPSVVAVQKNYRGMQNRVLAVGKEAKHMLGRTPGSIVAIRPIKDGVIADFEVTQSMLKYFIGKSLGEKKSFIRPRIIICVPYGITQVEKRAVKEAAQSAGAREVYLIEEPMAAAIGAGLPITEPSGNMVVDMGGGTTGVAVISLGGIVYCKSIKVAGDKFDEAIINYVRRQFNLLIGDRTAENIKIQIGNAYPFEEEKTMEIKGRDLVAGAPKTIEITSSQVNDALMDPLSEVVDAVRTALEKTPPELASDIVDNGIVLTGGGALLANLDVLLRERTGLPVSIAEDPLSCVVMGSGKVLDQLDLLRQLTVD is encoded by the coding sequence ATGAGTTTTTTTGACAAAGTACAAGACTATTTTTCCAATGATATCGCCATCGATTTGGGCACAGCCAACACTCTCGTTTATGTAAAGGGTCGCGGTATCATTCTTGATGAACCTTCAGTTGTAGCAGTTCAGAAGAACTATCGTGGTATGCAAAATCGCGTACTGGCAGTCGGTAAAGAAGCTAAGCACATGCTAGGCAGAACTCCAGGTTCTATCGTGGCAATTCGCCCAATCAAAGACGGTGTTATCGCTGACTTTGAAGTGACTCAATCCATGCTTAAATATTTCATCGGTAAATCTTTGGGCGAGAAAAAATCTTTCATCCGTCCTCGTATCATCATCTGCGTTCCTTACGGAATCACTCAGGTGGAAAAACGTGCGGTAAAAGAAGCTGCACAATCTGCAGGTGCTCGTGAAGTTTACTTGATCGAAGAACCAATGGCAGCAGCTATCGGTGCAGGTCTTCCGATCACTGAACCATCAGGCAACATGGTTGTCGATATGGGCGGTGGTACAACAGGTGTCGCGGTTATTTCTTTGGGTGGTATCGTTTACTGTAAATCCATCAAAGTAGCGGGCGACAAATTTGACGAAGCGATCATCAATTACGTTCGCCGTCAGTTCAACTTGTTGATCGGTGATAGAACTGCTGAAAACATCAAAATCCAAATCGGTAACGCATATCCATTCGAAGAAGAAAAAACGATGGAAATCAAAGGTCGTGACCTGGTTGCTGGTGCTCCGAAAACAATCGAGATCACAAGCTCTCAAGTTAACGATGCCTTGATGGATCCATTGTCTGAAGTGGTTGATGCTGTTCGTACCGCTCTTGAAAAGACTCCACCAGAGCTTGCTTCTGATATCGTAGATAACGGAATTGTTCTCACAGGTGGTGGTGCATTGCTTGCGAACCTGGACGTTCTTCTAAGAGAGCGTACTGGATTGCCGGTTTCTATCGCAGAAGATCCATTGAGCTGCGTAGTTATGGGTTCAGGCAAAGTTCTAGACCAATTGGACCTTCTCAGA